CTGGCTCTAATGATTGAACAAGTTGTATAGAACTGTCTACCACGTCAATTGGCGCAGAAAGTAACTCTGCTAATTCTTCATTCGTTTCTTGTAAGTATCCATTCCCATCCATGTTCATAATGATGAAAGAAGCTGTCTTTCGCTCTGCTTCATCTATTTTATAATACTGTATTTGATCTAATAAATGTTGCTGAATCGTTGTCGAATCTACACTGTAGATTTCCATTTGATTGTCGACTTGTTTGCTGGTACTTTTACTTGTGTTAGAGCTCTTTTTCTTCTCCCTTTCAAAACCACCTAACTCAATAAGGGGATTCTCTAACGATTGCTCATACAAAAACTCCGATAATTCTTGTACATTATACTGGAGCATTGTAATCGCTTGCCTTAACTCTTGTGTCATTGCCAAACGTAAGCTTTGTTCTTGTAAAAGACTTGCCTTCAAACTAATCTCCCCCTTGTTTCTATTGTACAATAAGTTTGGTAAAAGGAGAATCCTAACGCAGACACCCATTCCAAAATATTATTAATTTATATGTATTAATGAAATTTATATCTTACAACCGAAAAATGAATAATATTGAAAGAAAATAATGATCCTAATTTATTATTACCACATACTAATAGTAATTCCTATAACTAGATATAACAAGAGGGGAATAAAAAAAGTCCTAACCTACAAAATGTAAGTTAGGACTTTTTAACGCGCCCAGAGGGATTCGAACCCCCGGCAGACGTGGTACCGGAAACCACCGCTCTATCCGACTGAGCTATGGGCGCATGATTTAAAAACAGTTATTTTCTCTTCATATAATAGCAATAAAACCCATCTAAATCAATAAAAATATCCCCGCTCTCCTTTGTACTCCTGAAAAATGATTACATACATATTTAGTTGTGCTTTTCATTCCACACACCCCCTAAATTTTCCAATCATAAATTCACCCCAAATCACAAATTATAATCTTTGAATTGACATTCCAAAGGGGGCTTCATTAAATGACTGTAATTACAAAACTAAAGCAAACTGTTTCTGGATTAAAAAGTGCACAAGCTAGCTTAGAGGGATTCGCTCTTGATACAGATAACCAACAAGCTAAGCAACTTTTCCAAACAGCTGCGCAGCAAACACAAACAATTATCGACTCTTTAAACCCACGTGTTGAAGAAGTCCAACAAGAAGAACCACAATATTCACAACAATAACCGGAAGTACCATTTCATCTAATGGTACACAGTTAGAGAAAAAGGATGATATGCAATCATCCTTTTTCTCTAAAATTACATAACGCAATAGAAATGGAATGATTATAATGCGAAAAATCGGACTCATAGCCGCGTTATTTTTGCTTCTATTCGGTTCACTTACTGGATGCGATAATAGCCCATTAGATAAAAAGGTAAAGAAAGAAGAAGCAAAACGAACGAAAGAAGAAAAAGGCCCAAAGTTAACAAAAATGAGTACAGAATCCTTTAATCAATCTATATCGCAAGAAGCTAAGAAAAAAGCTCTCGCTATGGATGGAATTATACAAGCTACCGCAGTTAATACAAATTTAGATTTTTACA
The DNA window shown above is from Bacillus clarus and carries:
- a CDS encoding YhcN/YlaJ family sporulation lipoprotein, yielding MRKIGLIAALFLLLFGSLTGCDNSPLDKKVKKEEAKRTKEEKGPKLTKMSTESFNQSISQEAKKKALAMDGIIQATAVNTNLDFYIAVKPEHHERFGLKPLRSKLKKMLSDENPTFDIRVSTDKKIFMLIEELENKIKKKKVSKDGIKKQLKLIQSEMESNI
- a CDS encoding DUF1657 domain-containing protein — encoded protein: MTVITKLKQTVSGLKSAQASLEGFALDTDNQQAKQLFQTAAQQTQTIIDSLNPRVEEVQQEEPQYSQQ